CTCCTTAAAATATGAAGCAAATGCAGGTTATATATATGCCATAATTCAATAACATCAACCCATTTTCGCTGATTGTAATGCTGAACCTCCACCCATTCATTCTGCTTGTATTTGGGCAATTGCAGGTTATTATCAATCTGCATACGCACAAACCGTTGATGATTATTCGATGCGGAATCAACCAGGTGGCCGATCACTTCCTTTTTTGACCATTTGCCGATCAGCAAACGCTCGGAAGCTTCTTTTTCTGTGATTTTTTTTAATTTTTTTGGAGCTTCTTTCAGTATTTTTTCGAGTCGCTCAATTGCAGCTATCATATTTCAAATTTATATAT
This DNA window, taken from Bacteroidota bacterium, encodes the following:
- a CDS encoding DinB family protein, which encodes MIAAIERLEKILKEAPKKLKKITEKEASERLLIGKWSKKEVIGHLVDSASNNHQRFVRMQIDNNLQLPKYKQNEWVEVQHYNQRKWVDVIELWHIYNLHLLHILRSMNSFKLSNVADFHEQGTLRLQFIIDDYVDHIEHHLKQVID